The following are encoded in a window of Flavobacterium sp. WC2421 genomic DNA:
- the hisH gene encoding imidazole glycerol phosphate synthase subunit HisH, giving the protein MKIVIINYGAGNIQSIMFAIERLGFKAVLSNNPEEIKAADKVIFPGVGEASSAMKMLLASGLETLIPTLTQPVLGICLGMQLMCNKSEEGNTKGLGIFDVDVLKFSPKVKVPQMGWNTIYNLKSPLFNEIAENEYMYLVHSFYAPDCVESIATTNYEVEYASALQKNNFYGTQFHPEKSGDVGEQILENFLKLND; this is encoded by the coding sequence ATGAAAATAGTAATCATAAATTACGGAGCAGGAAACATTCAAAGCATTATGTTTGCCATCGAAAGATTGGGATTTAAAGCGGTTTTGAGTAATAATCCTGAGGAAATTAAAGCTGCCGATAAAGTAATTTTTCCAGGTGTTGGTGAAGCAAGTTCAGCGATGAAAATGTTGTTAGCAAGTGGCTTAGAAACCTTAATTCCTACTTTGACTCAACCCGTATTGGGAATTTGTTTGGGAATGCAATTGATGTGTAATAAATCGGAGGAAGGAAATACAAAGGGATTAGGGATTTTTGATGTGGATGTATTAAAATTTTCTCCAAAAGTTAAAGTGCCACAAATGGGATGGAATACTATTTACAACCTGAAGTCCCCTTTATTTAATGAAATTGCAGAAAATGAATATATGTATTTAGTACACAGTTTTTATGCCCCTGACTGCGTTGAATCCATTGCAACAACTAATTATGAAGTTGAATATGCCTCGGCATTACAAAAAAACAATTTTTACGGTACTCAATTTCATCCTGAAAAAAGCGGTGATGTAGGAGAGCAAATTCTAGAGAATTTTCTAAAATTAAATGATTGA